From the Ferrigenium kumadai genome, one window contains:
- a CDS encoding alkaline phytoceramidase, protein MRRGWVALLLPACAVALALMLLPPIPQPQEYHHFADARVFFGMPNFLDVVSNLAFLVVAALGLIALHSASFADSKERWPYVLFFIALATTAFGSAWYHFAPDDARLFWDRLPINICFAALLSAVIAERISFRAGLVALPPLFATGAGTVWYWLWSEMRGAGNVLPYFAFQLYVLLAILLMMHLFPPRYRRGEDLYRVVMLYGAALAAELLDRHIFSLWQIVSGHTLKHLLAALAAYQVVRMLRLRRLI, encoded by the coding sequence ATGAGGCGCGGCTGGGTTGCGCTCCTGTTGCCGGCATGCGCCGTCGCGCTTGCGTTGATGCTTCTGCCGCCAATCCCGCAGCCGCAGGAATACCACCATTTCGCGGATGCGCGCGTCTTCTTTGGCATGCCGAATTTCCTCGATGTGGTTTCCAACCTTGCGTTTCTCGTTGTCGCAGCGCTCGGATTGATCGCGCTGCATTCCGCTTCGTTTGCTGACAGCAAAGAGCGCTGGCCGTATGTGCTGTTCTTCATCGCGCTGGCCACCACCGCCTTCGGCTCGGCCTGGTACCACTTCGCGCCGGACGACGCGCGGCTGTTCTGGGACCGCCTGCCGATCAACATCTGCTTCGCCGCGCTGCTGTCCGCCGTGATCGCGGAGCGCATTAGCTTCAGGGCAGGGCTGGTGGCGTTGCCGCCATTGTTTGCAACGGGCGCGGGTACGGTTTGGTATTGGCTGTGGAGCGAGATGCGCGGTGCCGGGAACGTGCTGCCCTATTTCGCGTTCCAGCTCTATGTGCTGCTCGCGATCCTGCTGATGATGCATTTATTCCCGCCTCGCTACCGCCGCGGCGAGGACCTCTACCGCGTCGTCATGCTGTACGGCGCCGCGCTGGCCGCCGAGCTGCTCGACCGTCACATCTTTTCCCTCTGGCAGATCGTCAGCGGCCACACGCTGAAACACCTGCTGGCGGCCCTGGCTGCGTATCAGGTGGTGCGCATGCTGCGTTTGCGGAGGCTCATCTGA
- a CDS encoding AMP-binding protein, protein MNERQDTPATDTRSSTSDVLLETVRRFAAESRARSGGEMPVSLDSSLEKDLGLDSLGRVELLMRVERAFGVSLPEHLLASAETPRDLLRSVLAASPATAAAAAMPRREMPERVESEPSAALTLTEALDWHVRAHPQRTHIILLDETGNETPITYAELRDSAAEIAAGLLERGLQPGQSVALMLPTGRDYFRCFFGVLLAGGVPVPIYPPARPSQIEDHLRRHAGILSNALAAMLITVPEAKAVARLLQAQVETLHAVVTADELTVAGQQVLDYALQPGQVALLQYTSGSTANPKGVALTHANLLANIRAMGQAAQVGSTDVFVSWLPLYHDMGLIGAWLGSLYYAMTLVVMSPLTFLARPERWLWAIHKYRGTFSASPNFGYELCMRKIPDEALEGLDLSGWRWAFNGAEPVSPDTLANFAQRFERYGLRREALAPVYGLAECSVGLAFPPPLRGPLVDRIKRDSFTRSGRAEPAADEETDALRFVACGRPLPGHQIRIVDATGREVSERVEGRLEFKGPSTTSGYFRNPEQNRLLFHEEWLDSGDYAYFAEGDVYLTGRAKDIVIRAGRNIYPHELEEAVGNLAGMRKGCVAVFGSQDPVSGTERLVVMAETRETDKQKREELRGRINALTLDMLGMPADDIVLAPMHGVLKTSSGKIRRTACRELYEKGAAPERAVWWQVVRLVWAGLLPELRRGIRVAADLLYAAYVWSLFWVMAPLTWLAAALLPRPALSWDASGIMARLYARLTGTPLAVGGLENLPAMPCVIAANHASYLDGIVMVAALPIEGRQYGFVAKKELLNKFLPRVFLRHIGTDFVERFDPQRGAADVQLVAASLRAGHSPVFFPEGTFDRKPGLLPFRMGAFVVASEAGVPVVPVVIRGTRSMLRSGHWFPRRGAISVTLCAPIHPDGNDWAAAIRLRDATRVEILRLCGEPDLASGEKTPVQAR, encoded by the coding sequence TTGAACGAACGACAGGATACTCCCGCAACGGATACCCGCAGCAGCACATCCGACGTGCTGCTGGAGACCGTGCGCCGCTTCGCCGCCGAATCACGCGCCCGCTCCGGTGGAGAGATGCCGGTCTCGCTGGACAGTTCCCTCGAGAAGGATCTGGGACTGGACAGCCTGGGTCGCGTGGAACTGCTGATGCGCGTCGAGCGCGCGTTCGGCGTCAGCCTGCCCGAGCATCTGCTGGCCAGCGCCGAGACGCCGCGCGACCTGTTGCGATCGGTGCTGGCCGCATCCCCCGCCACTGCTGCAGCGGCAGCCATGCCACGACGCGAGATGCCTGAGCGAGTGGAATCCGAACCCTCTGCCGCGCTCACGCTGACCGAAGCGCTCGACTGGCACGTGCGCGCCCACCCTCAGCGCACGCACATCATCCTGCTGGACGAAACCGGAAACGAAACTCCCATCACCTACGCCGAACTGCGCGACAGCGCAGCAGAGATCGCCGCAGGCCTGCTCGAACGCGGGCTACAACCCGGCCAATCGGTGGCGCTCATGCTGCCCACGGGCCGCGATTATTTCCGCTGCTTCTTCGGCGTGCTGCTTGCGGGCGGCGTGCCCGTGCCCATCTACCCTCCCGCCCGCCCCTCGCAGATCGAAGACCATCTGCGCCGCCATGCCGGCATCCTCTCCAACGCGCTCGCCGCGATGCTGATCACCGTGCCGGAAGCCAAGGCCGTGGCGCGATTGCTCCAGGCTCAGGTGGAAACCCTGCACGCCGTGGTCACCGCGGACGAGCTGACCGTCGCCGGGCAACAGGTGCTGGACTATGCGCTCCAGCCGGGACAGGTCGCGCTGCTGCAATACACTTCGGGCAGCACCGCCAATCCCAAGGGCGTCGCCCTCACCCACGCCAACCTGCTCGCCAATATCCGCGCCATGGGGCAGGCCGCACAAGTCGGCTCCACCGACGTGTTCGTGAGCTGGCTGCCGCTGTACCACGACATGGGGCTGATCGGCGCATGGCTGGGCAGCCTGTATTACGCCATGACGCTGGTGGTGATGTCGCCGCTCACCTTCCTCGCGCGGCCGGAGCGATGGCTATGGGCGATCCACAAGTATCGCGGCACGTTCTCGGCCTCGCCCAACTTCGGCTACGAACTCTGCATGCGCAAGATCCCGGACGAAGCTCTTGAGGGACTCGACCTGTCAGGCTGGCGCTGGGCCTTCAACGGCGCCGAGCCGGTCAGCCCGGACACGCTCGCGAATTTCGCGCAGCGCTTTGAACGCTACGGCCTGCGCCGTGAAGCGCTCGCCCCGGTGTACGGGCTGGCGGAATGCTCGGTGGGTCTGGCCTTCCCTCCCCCTCTGCGCGGGCCGCTGGTCGACCGCATCAAGCGCGACAGCTTCACGCGTTCGGGCCGCGCGGAACCCGCGGCTGATGAAGAGACGGATGCACTGCGCTTCGTCGCCTGCGGCCGTCCCCTGCCTGGCCACCAGATCCGGATCGTCGACGCCACGGGCCGCGAAGTGAGCGAGCGCGTCGAAGGACGGCTCGAATTCAAGGGGCCATCCACCACCTCCGGCTACTTCCGCAACCCCGAGCAGAACCGGCTGCTGTTCCACGAAGAGTGGCTCGATTCCGGCGACTATGCCTACTTCGCCGAGGGCGACGTCTATCTCACCGGCCGAGCGAAGGACATCGTCATCCGTGCCGGACGCAACATCTATCCCCACGAACTGGAAGAGGCTGTGGGCAACCTCGCCGGTATGCGCAAGGGTTGCGTCGCGGTGTTCGGCAGCCAAGACCCGGTGTCCGGCACGGAACGGCTGGTGGTGATGGCCGAGACGCGAGAGACCGACAAGCAGAAACGCGAAGAGCTGCGCGGCCGCATCAACGCGCTGACGCTGGACATGCTGGGCATGCCCGCGGACGACATCGTGCTGGCACCCATGCATGGCGTGCTCAAGACCTCCAGCGGCAAGATCCGCCGCACAGCCTGCCGTGAACTATATGAAAAAGGCGCGGCGCCCGAGCGCGCGGTGTGGTGGCAGGTGGTACGGCTCGTGTGGGCCGGACTGCTGCCCGAGTTGCGCCGCGGCATCCGCGTCGCGGCAGACCTGCTCTACGCCGCATACGTGTGGTCGCTGTTCTGGGTGATGGCGCCGCTGACCTGGCTGGCCGCCGCGCTGCTGCCGCGCCCCGCCTTGAGCTGGGACGCGAGCGGCATCATGGCACGACTGTATGCGCGCCTGACGGGCACGCCGCTCGCTGTGGGCGGGCTGGAGAACCTGCCCGCCATGCCCTGTGTGATCGCGGCCAACCACGCGAGCTATCTCGACGGCATCGTGATGGTCGCGGCGCTGCCGATCGAGGGCAGGCAATACGGCTTCGTCGCAAAGAAGGAACTGCTGAACAAGTTCCTTCCGCGCGTCTTCCTGCGGCATATCGGCACGGACTTCGTCGAGCGCTTCGATCCGCAACGGGGGGCGGCGGACGTGCAGCTGGTCGCGGCCTCGCTGCGCGCGGGCCACAGCCCGGTGTTCTTCCCGGAAGGAACCTTCGACCGCAAGCCCGGCCTGCTGCCCTTCCGCATGGGCGCCTTCGTGGTGGCCTCAGAAGCGGGCGTGCCCGTCGTGCCTGTCGTGATCCGCGGCACGCGCTCCATGCTGCGCTCCGGCCACTGGTTCCCGAGACGTGGCGCGATCTCCGTCACGCTGTGCGCCCCCATCCATCCGGACGGCAACGACTGGGCCGCAGCCATTCGCCTGCGCGATGCGACCCGCGTGGAAATCCTGCGCCTGTGCGGGGAGCCAGACCTGGCATCGGGAGAGAAGACGCCGGTTCAAGCGCGATAA
- a CDS encoding glutaredoxin family protein, which produces MTALALYGTSCCHLCEQAEAILHEAGLAAEHIDIAEDDELLERYGIRIPVLRRADNDAELGWPFDAEAVADFLK; this is translated from the coding sequence ATGACCGCACTCGCTCTCTACGGTACCAGCTGCTGCCACCTGTGCGAGCAGGCCGAGGCGATCCTGCATGAGGCGGGACTCGCCGCGGAACACATCGACATTGCCGAAGACGACGAACTGCTGGAGAGATACGGCATACGCATCCCGGTGCTGCGGCGCGCCGACAATGACGCGGAACTGGGCTGGCCGTTCGATGCGGAGGCGGTGGCAGACTTCCTGAAATAA
- a CDS encoding HAD family hydrolase — protein MNLALFDLDNTLLNGDSDFEWSQFLIGIGVLDRELFEAKNLHFYEQYKQGTLDIHEFLDFQLKPLSRHSRKTLDEWHQQFMRDKVMPMITKPSRELVAKHQAAGDVCVIITATNSFVTAPIAHEFGIEHLIATDPEQKDGEFTGGVAGVPSFREGKITRLESWLAERGWTLDGFADSTFYSDSLNDLPLLRMVKHPVAANPDATLRAHAEQHGWPIVNLRG, from the coding sequence ATGAATCTTGCCTTATTCGACTTAGACAACACTCTGCTTAACGGTGACAGCGACTTTGAGTGGTCGCAATTCCTCATCGGCATCGGCGTGCTCGACCGCGAGCTGTTCGAGGCGAAGAACCTGCATTTCTACGAGCAGTACAAGCAGGGCACGCTGGACATCCACGAGTTCCTCGACTTCCAGTTGAAGCCGCTGTCGCGCCACTCGCGCAAGACGCTGGATGAATGGCACCAACAGTTCATGCGCGACAAGGTGATGCCGATGATCACGAAGCCTTCGCGTGAGCTGGTGGCGAAACATCAGGCGGCGGGCGACGTGTGCGTCATCATCACCGCGACCAACAGCTTCGTCACCGCGCCCATCGCGCACGAGTTCGGCATCGAACACCTGATTGCCACCGACCCGGAGCAAAAGGACGGCGAATTTACCGGTGGAGTTGCGGGCGTACCATCGTTCCGCGAGGGCAAGATCACGCGGCTGGAGAGCTGGCTCGCCGAACGCGGCTGGACGCTGGACGGTTTCGCCGACAGCACTTTCTACAGCGACTCGCTCAATGACCTGCCGCTGCTGCGCATGGTGAAGCATCCCGTCGCGGCGAATCCGGACGCCACCCTGCGCGCCCACGCCGAACAGCACGGCTGGCCCATCGTCAATCTGCGCGGATGA
- the hda gene encoding DnaA regulatory inactivator Hda produces MSQLLLDISPESQPTLENFVAGRNAELIAALRQALAGGGERSIYLWGEEGSGKSHLLQACVAAAQGAQCDAVYTKGSVPQPADMVAVDDVELLDDEAQIELFDLYNQMRDSGGMLLVSGKASPLHLNLRDDLRTRLGWGLVYQLHGLSDEEKAQALTQHAQSRGFALPPEVTQYLLRHGRRDLPSLMAVLDALDEHSLRLHRAPSVPLLKEVMQAL; encoded by the coding sequence ATGAGTCAGCTGCTGCTCGACATTTCCCCCGAGAGTCAGCCGACGCTCGAAAATTTCGTCGCGGGACGCAATGCGGAGTTGATTGCCGCGCTGCGCCAGGCGCTTGCGGGCGGCGGCGAGCGGAGCATCTACCTGTGGGGCGAGGAGGGCAGCGGCAAGAGCCATCTGCTGCAAGCCTGCGTGGCTGCCGCACAGGGGGCGCAATGCGATGCAGTCTATACGAAAGGCAGCGTTCCCCAGCCGGCGGATATGGTGGCGGTGGACGACGTCGAACTGCTCGACGATGAGGCACAGATCGAGTTGTTCGATCTCTACAATCAGATGCGCGACAGCGGCGGCATGCTGCTGGTGAGCGGCAAGGCATCGCCGCTGCATCTCAATCTGCGCGACGACCTGCGCACTCGCCTGGGCTGGGGGCTGGTGTACCAACTGCACGGCCTGAGCGACGAAGAAAAGGCGCAGGCGCTGACGCAGCATGCGCAGTCGCGCGGCTTCGCGCTGCCGCCGGAAGTCACGCAGTACCTGTTGCGCCACGGACGGCGTGACCTGCCCAGCCTGATGGCGGTGCTCGATGCGCTGGACGAACATTCGCTGCGCCTGCACCGCGCGCCGTCGGTGCCGCTGCTCAAGGAAGTGATGCAAGCTCTGTAG
- a CDS encoding AI-2E family transporter → MTLSRFAAVQWLSVAAVVAVLLYLLGPILTPFVAAAILAYICNPLVQRLCGWKVPRTGAVVLVMGGLLLLFILLLLIMLPLLEKETRLFLARLPDWIEAARVNLLPQLQQWFGAELQWDSQAVKNALLSHWQSAGGAAAKLLPIIGGSTGALVALLVNLLLIPVAMFYLLRDWNEMVAHIDQVVPRQWHAKVREIAMEVDAILAEFLRGQISVMLLMSVFYVVGLWLAGLEFALPIGIVAGMLVFVPYLGMILGLLLATLAAAMQFTAFGSVLLVWAVFGAGQLIEGMVVTPWLVGDRIGLHPLAVIFALMAFGQLFGFFGVLLALPLAAVLLVALRHAKAAYLTSEMYQKT, encoded by the coding sequence ATGACCTTATCCCGCTTCGCCGCCGTGCAATGGCTGTCAGTGGCTGCCGTCGTTGCCGTGCTGCTGTACCTGCTGGGGCCCATCCTGACACCGTTCGTCGCTGCGGCGATCCTCGCCTACATCTGCAATCCGCTGGTGCAGCGGCTGTGCGGCTGGAAGGTTCCGCGCACGGGCGCGGTGGTGCTGGTGATGGGCGGGTTGCTGCTGCTGTTCATCCTGCTCCTGCTCATCATGCTGCCGCTGCTGGAAAAGGAAACCCGCCTGTTCCTGGCACGGTTGCCGGACTGGATCGAGGCGGCGCGCGTGAATCTGTTGCCGCAATTGCAGCAATGGTTCGGTGCCGAACTGCAATGGGACAGCCAAGCGGTAAAGAACGCCTTGCTGAGTCACTGGCAAAGCGCGGGCGGCGCCGCAGCCAAGCTACTGCCGATTATCGGCGGTAGCACCGGCGCGCTGGTCGCGCTGCTGGTCAATCTGCTGCTGATCCCCGTGGCGATGTTCTACCTGCTGCGCGACTGGAACGAGATGGTCGCTCATATTGATCAGGTAGTACCTCGCCAGTGGCATGCCAAGGTGCGCGAGATCGCCATGGAAGTGGATGCCATCCTCGCCGAATTCCTGCGCGGACAGATTTCCGTGATGCTGCTGATGAGCGTGTTCTATGTCGTGGGACTGTGGCTGGCCGGGTTGGAGTTCGCGTTGCCCATCGGCATCGTCGCGGGCATGCTGGTGTTCGTTCCCTATCTCGGCATGATCCTCGGCCTGCTGCTTGCGACGCTGGCGGCTGCGATGCAGTTCACCGCTTTCGGCAGCGTGCTGCTGGTGTGGGCGGTGTTCGGCGCGGGGCAGTTGATCGAAGGCATGGTCGTCACGCCTTGGCTGGTCGGCGATCGCATCGGCCTGCACCCGCTGGCGGTGATCTTCGCGCTGATGGCGTTCGGCCAGCTATTCGGCTTCTTCGGTGTGCTGCTGGCCTTGCCGCTCGCTGCGGTGCTGCTGGTCGCGCTGCGCCATGCGAAGGCCGCCTATCTCACCAGCGAGATGTACCAAAAAACATGA
- the purM gene encoding phosphoribosylformylglycinamidine cyclo-ligase, whose product MSQNNSLSYRDAGVDIDAGDQLVENIKPYAKRTMRPEVLSGIGGFGGLVEISKKYKEPVLVSGTDGVGTKLKLAFELNRHDTVGIDLVAMSVNDILVQGAEPLFFLDYFACGKLDVPAATDVIKGIAKGCEESGCALIGGETAEMPGMYPVGEYDLAGFAVGVVEKSKIITGEHIKVGDVVIGLASNGAHSNGYSLVRKIIERSKPDLNAKFDGERTLADCIMAPTRLYVKPMLSLMQSITVKGMAHITGGGITENVPRVLPSNVVADIDSKTWQMPKLFEWLRVGGNVEAQEMFRTFNCGIGMVVIVDAADADAALAQLKASGETASVIGKIRARNGDEHQTQVA is encoded by the coding sequence TTGAGCCAGAACAATTCCCTCTCCTATCGCGATGCCGGCGTCGATATCGACGCGGGCGACCAACTGGTCGAGAACATCAAACCCTACGCCAAGCGCACCATGCGTCCCGAGGTCCTTTCCGGCATCGGCGGCTTCGGCGGTCTTGTGGAGATCTCGAAGAAATACAAGGAACCCGTGCTGGTGTCCGGCACCGACGGCGTCGGCACCAAGCTGAAGCTTGCGTTCGAGCTGAACCGCCACGACACCGTCGGCATCGACCTCGTCGCGATGAGCGTCAACGACATCCTGGTACAGGGCGCTGAACCGCTGTTCTTCCTCGACTACTTCGCCTGCGGCAAGCTGGACGTGCCCGCGGCCACCGATGTCATCAAGGGCATCGCCAAGGGTTGCGAAGAATCCGGCTGCGCGCTGATCGGCGGCGAGACCGCCGAGATGCCCGGCATGTACCCGGTAGGCGAATACGACCTCGCGGGCTTCGCAGTCGGCGTGGTGGAAAAGAGCAAGATCATCACCGGCGAGCACATCAAGGTTGGCGATGTGGTGATCGGCCTGGCCTCCAACGGCGCGCACTCCAATGGCTATTCGCTGGTGCGCAAGATCATCGAGCGCAGCAAGCCTGACCTGAACGCCAAGTTCGACGGCGAGCGCACACTGGCCGACTGCATCATGGCCCCGACACGTCTGTACGTGAAGCCGATGCTGAGCCTGATGCAGAGCATCACCGTCAAGGGCATGGCGCACATCACCGGCGGCGGCATCACCGAGAACGTGCCGCGCGTACTGCCATCCAACGTGGTTGCCGACATCGACAGCAAGACCTGGCAGATGCCCAAACTTTTCGAATGGCTAAGAGTAGGCGGCAACGTCGAGGCGCAGGAGATGTTCCGCACCTTCAACTGCGGCATCGGCATGGTCGTGATCGTCGATGCAGCAGACGCGGATGCGGCACTGGCACAACTCAAGGCGAGCGGCGAG